Proteins encoded in a region of the Zea mays cultivar B73 chromosome 2, Zm-B73-REFERENCE-NAM-5.0, whole genome shotgun sequence genome:
- the LOC100281860 gene encoding gibberellin 2-beta-dioxygenase 7 has protein sequence MRYVAATPTMPSLVAESAAEPPLVDSYLELLRRGGGGGGIAAATEGCVQERELPLIDLTCLQGSAGEAARTTCADAMARAASEWGFFQVTGHGVSRALLERLRAEQARLFRLPFETKAKAGLLNGSYRWGAPTATSLRHLSWSEAFHVPLASISGTACDFGELSSLRDVVQEVADAMSRVAKTVAVALAGSLLGHDEAAAFPAGCGETTCYLRLNRYPACPFAANTFGLVPHTDSDFLTVLSQDQVGGLQLMTDAGWVAVKPRPDALIVNIGDLFQAWSNNLYKSVEHKVVANAAAERFSAAYFLCPSYDSLVGTCGEPSPYRDFTFGEYRRKVQEDVKRTGRKIGLPNFLKHRPPPQSRPA, from the exons ATGCGTTACGTAGCTGCCACTCCGACCATGCCGTCCCTTGTCGCGGAGAGCGCCGCCGAACCGCCTCTGGTGGACAGCTACCTGGAGCTGctccggcgcggcggcggcggcggcggcattgCGGCGGCGACCGAGGGCTGCGTGCAGGAGCGCGAGCTGCCCTTGATCGACCTGACGTGCCTGCAGGGCAGCGCGGGCGAGGCGGCGAGGACGACGTGCGCGGACGCCATGGCGAGGGCGGCCTCGGAGTGGGGCTTTTTCCAGGTGACCGGGCACGGCGTGAGCCGGGCGCTGTTGGAGCGGCTGCGGGCGGAGCAGGCGCGGCTGTTCCGGCTGCCGTTCGAAACCAAGGCCAAGGCCGggcttctcaacggctcctaccgCTGGGGCGCCCCCACGGCCACGTCGCTCCGCCACCTCTCGTGGTCGGAGGCGTTCCACGTCCCGCTCGCCAGCATCTCCGGCACTGCCTGCGACTTCGGAGAGCTCAGCTCCTTGAG GGACGTGGTGCAGGAGGTGGCGGACGCGATGTCGCGGGTGGCCAAGACCGTGGCGGTGGCGCTGGCGGGGAGCCTTCTGGGCCACGACGAGGCGGCGGCGTTCCCGGCGGGGTGCGGCGAGACCACCTGCTACCTGCGGCTCAATCGGTACCCGGCGTGCCCGTTCGCGGCGAACACCTTCGGGCTGGTGCCCCACACGGACAGCGACTTCCTGACGGTGCTGTCCCAGGACCAGGTCGGGGGCCTGCAGCTCATGACGGACGCCGGCTGGGTGGCCGTCAAGCCCCGCCCCGACGCGCTCATCGTCAACATCGGCGATCTGTTTCAG GCCTGGAGCAACAACCTGTACAAGAGCGTGGAGCACAAGGTGGTGGCCAACGCCGCGGCGGAGCGCTTCTCGGCGGCCTACTTCCTGTGCCCGTCCTACGACTCGCTCGTCGGCACGTGCGGCGAGCCGTCACCGTACAGAGACTTCACCTTCGGGGAGTACAGGAGGAAGGTGCAGGAGGACGTCAAGAGGACCGGAAGAAAGATTGGGCTCCCCAACTTTCTCAAACACCGGCCACCCCCTCAATCACGGCCCGCCTAA